The following are encoded in a window of Acidobacteriota bacterium genomic DNA:
- a CDS encoding protein kinase, producing MAWEEIEAMALDDQQLRLARQLHRVSRVASLSPDPASSPPTQADLQQSSDPDTGTPRRWGHLIIRERIGGGACGEVYRAWDAQLERNVALKLMRPRSTGGKQAQKDEERRLRLVREARLLAKINDPSVATVYGADTHGGQVGLWMEYVRGRNLDEMVEEQGPCSAGEAVVIGMQVCRAAAMVHQAGVVHRDIKAQNIIRGQGGRIVLTDFGTGYEIPDSPQADTQAPISGTPLYMAPEVLRGEEPTPLSDIYSIGVLLYYLMSRTFPVRGTDVGEIRQGHRKKIFTPLGEARPQLPHAVCRIVEKALDPNPRRRFHSARQMEDALAGVLTDQSLRLMQRPADSTGGGWPRPPLKAVAALLIIVFAALLLIIQYSSPERELRILMEEVSGSVEAADRAAIDGTVRDVLSAYPRFTPVNAATLADNLKLMGKPADSPVDGNTAQELLQRGMADISLKIGLDHSPQGTRLLLEASSASSTLHFDAETLRQQGQIDSLLRQMMHPLLSNVISRSPQLGSRPNYPKVTTTSFEALKHYHEAELTPLLEKRVGLLETAIGEDPQFASAHRALALCQSAMGNSKASLQTITEGYRLRHNASPPESRLIEVQYLQMTGQHHEAIEIAEAVLAARPDDATLHVLVSNDLARIGFFDEAIDHLEQAIRLQPSEERRYKGRIAFILARNSQFREALDIAQELRSPNEDWPYLDWAEAFSRMGLDDFEGAEQVLLKMEQCASKRGEQTAMGRDRALWIPVARYYLAQNELLQGHHEEALKWLERGKGSGERRGNRFIGYLTDLRLAHLYFLTDREDQALQALEYLLEDDFPPQFHRRLRDAALLLGQWGHWDKSGPYIEKLRQIDSQYSNKLTRWYLMQLEGEEYLRQGRIEEARTPLDKAHRGLEDILSAASLARLLEETGSYDSAIRIYREILDRKGRLIYWLPADMLAVVRKRMACCLIGVGKEEEAQELQQELKSFWTPDRFGQRILEAECAHPAGRDTSK from the coding sequence GTGGCGTGGGAAGAGATCGAAGCCATGGCCCTGGACGACCAGCAGCTTCGTCTGGCCCGCCAACTGCACCGAGTGTCCCGAGTCGCTTCCCTGAGCCCTGATCCAGCCTCAAGCCCGCCCACTCAAGCTGATCTCCAGCAGTCTTCCGATCCCGATACAGGAACCCCGCGCCGCTGGGGCCATCTGATCATCCGCGAGCGCATCGGAGGAGGGGCCTGCGGGGAAGTCTACCGGGCCTGGGATGCCCAGTTGGAACGCAATGTGGCCCTCAAGCTGATGCGCCCTCGCTCAACGGGCGGGAAACAGGCCCAGAAGGATGAGGAGCGCCGCCTCCGTCTGGTCCGGGAAGCGCGTCTGCTGGCCAAAATCAACGATCCCAGCGTAGCCACCGTGTACGGGGCCGACACCCACGGCGGTCAGGTGGGGCTGTGGATGGAGTACGTGCGGGGACGCAACCTGGATGAGATGGTCGAGGAGCAGGGCCCCTGCAGCGCCGGCGAGGCTGTGGTCATCGGGATGCAGGTATGCCGGGCCGCCGCCATGGTTCATCAGGCCGGAGTTGTGCACCGCGACATCAAGGCTCAGAACATCATCCGCGGCCAAGGCGGACGCATCGTCCTCACCGATTTCGGCACCGGCTACGAGATTCCCGATTCGCCCCAAGCCGACACTCAGGCGCCCATCTCGGGCACGCCCCTCTACATGGCGCCCGAGGTGCTCAGAGGCGAAGAGCCGACGCCTCTCTCCGACATCTACTCCATCGGCGTCCTGCTCTACTACCTGATGAGCCGCACTTTTCCCGTGCGGGGCACCGATGTGGGGGAGATCCGCCAAGGACATCGCAAGAAAATCTTCACGCCTCTGGGCGAGGCGCGCCCGCAACTCCCTCACGCCGTCTGCAGGATCGTGGAGAAAGCGCTTGATCCTAATCCGCGCCGGCGCTTCCATTCGGCGCGGCAGATGGAAGACGCTCTGGCGGGAGTCTTGACCGATCAGTCCCTGCGGCTGATGCAGCGCCCCGCCGATTCGACGGGGGGAGGCTGGCCGCGACCGCCCCTTAAAGCCGTGGCGGCTCTGCTCATAATCGTCTTCGCCGCATTACTTCTCATCATCCAGTATTCCAGTCCCGAGCGAGAGTTGCGCATCCTGATGGAGGAGGTCTCGGGATCGGTGGAAGCGGCAGACAGAGCTGCCATCGATGGAACCGTAAGAGATGTTCTAAGCGCCTATCCCCGCTTCACGCCGGTGAATGCCGCGACCTTGGCCGACAATCTAAAGCTGATGGGAAAACCCGCTGACAGTCCGGTCGACGGCAATACGGCCCAGGAATTGCTGCAGCGCGGCATGGCGGACATTTCTCTGAAGATAGGACTGGATCACTCCCCACAAGGGACACGACTCCTCCTGGAGGCTTCATCAGCCTCTTCGACCCTTCACTTCGACGCTGAGACCCTTCGCCAACAGGGCCAAATCGACTCCCTGCTCAGACAGATGATGCACCCCCTGCTCTCCAATGTGATCAGCAGGTCCCCCCAATTGGGAAGCAGACCTAACTACCCCAAGGTGACGACGACCAGTTTTGAGGCCTTGAAACACTACCATGAAGCGGAGTTGACGCCTCTGCTCGAGAAACGGGTGGGCCTGCTGGAAACGGCGATCGGGGAAGATCCCCAGTTTGCCTCCGCCCACCGCGCACTCGCTCTTTGCCAGAGCGCTATGGGCAACTCCAAGGCCTCGCTGCAGACAATCACTGAGGGCTACCGTCTGCGTCATAACGCCAGTCCTCCTGAGAGCCGCCTCATCGAGGTGCAATACCTGCAAATGACGGGACAGCATCATGAGGCTATTGAGATAGCTGAAGCGGTCCTTGCCGCGAGACCCGACGACGCCACCCTCCACGTCCTCGTTTCCAACGACTTGGCACGGATCGGGTTTTTTGACGAGGCCATCGACCATTTGGAGCAGGCCATCCGTCTGCAACCTTCCGAGGAGAGGCGATACAAGGGCAGGATCGCCTTCATTCTGGCCCGGAACAGCCAGTTCCGGGAAGCCCTCGACATCGCGCAAGAGCTGCGCTCGCCAAATGAGGATTGGCCTTACCTGGATTGGGCCGAGGCTTTCTCACGAATGGGACTGGACGACTTTGAAGGCGCCGAACAAGTCCTGTTGAAGATGGAGCAGTGCGCCTCCAAACGGGGGGAGCAAACCGCCATGGGCAGAGACCGGGCCTTGTGGATACCGGTCGCCCGCTACTACCTGGCCCAGAACGAACTTCTGCAAGGCCATCACGAAGAGGCCCTGAAATGGCTGGAACGCGGGAAAGGCAGCGGCGAGAGGCGCGGCAACCGCTTCATCGGCTACCTGACCGACCTGCGTCTGGCCCATCTCTACTTTTTGACCGATCGCGAAGATCAAGCCCTGCAGGCGCTGGAATATCTGCTTGAAGACGACTTCCCGCCCCAGTTTCACCGCAGGCTGCGCGATGCCGCACTGCTTCTGGGCCAATGGGGACATTGGGACAAGTCCGGGCCATACATTGAGAAACTGCGGCAAATCGACAGCCAGTACTCCAACAAGCTCACTCGATGGTACCTGATGCAGTTAGAGGGTGAAGAGTACTTGCGGCAGGGTCGAATCGAAGAAGCCAGAACACCTCTTGACAAAGCCCATCGAGGATTAGAAGATATACTATCAGCGGCATCTCTTGCTCGCCTGCTCGAAGAAACGGGCAGTTACGATAGTGCGATTCGCATCTATCGCGAGATTTTGGACCGCAAGGGCCGTCTCATCTATTGGCTGCCGGCCGACATGCTGGCAGTCGTTAGGAAACGGATGGCCTGCTGTCTGATCGGGGTCGGCAAAGAAGAAGAGGCTCAAGAGCTGCAACAGGAGCTCAAATCCTTCTGGACTCCGGACAGATTCGGGCAGCGGATTCTGGAAGCGGAATGCGCACATCCCGCTGGCCGGGACACCTCAAAATAG
- a CDS encoding sigma-70 family RNA polymerase sigma factor: MGTITWSDSTDLSEERLESSSTVELLRKARSGDEEALDAIFRRYIPILKQWAHGRLPGSARGLLDTDDLVQDTMMHTVHHVPRFLPHHDKAFKIYLRRSLSNRVRDAIRRAQRKPQEVDPPRQESPHPGPNPLEEYLGEECRDRYRSALTTLRPKDRDLIVARIEKRWSYRQIAQSLGRPSPDAARMGVVRALLRLAERMETPME, encoded by the coding sequence ATGGGAACGATTACGTGGAGTGACAGCACAGATTTATCCGAAGAGCGGCTGGAATCATCATCCACGGTTGAGTTGCTGAGGAAGGCGCGCTCGGGCGACGAGGAAGCGCTGGACGCCATCTTCCGACGTTACATTCCGATTCTCAAGCAATGGGCTCACGGGCGCTTGCCCGGCTCCGCGCGGGGCTTGCTGGACACCGATGACCTGGTGCAGGACACCATGATGCACACCGTCCACCATGTGCCGCGGTTCCTTCCCCACCACGACAAGGCCTTCAAGATTTATCTGCGCCGGAGTCTGTCCAACCGCGTCCGCGACGCTATCCGGCGTGCCCAGCGCAAGCCGCAAGAGGTCGATCCCCCGCGACAGGAGTCGCCACATCCGGGACCGAACCCGTTGGAGGAATACCTGGGCGAAGAATGCCGGGACCGTTACCGGTCGGCATTGACCACCCTTCGTCCCAAGGACCGCGACCTGATCGTGGCTCGGATCGAAAAACGCTGGAGCTACCGGCAAATCGCCCAATCGCTGGGCCGCCCCTCTCCCGACGCCGCCCGCATGGGAGTGGTCAGGGCCCTGCTGCGCTTGGCGGAGCGGATGGAGACACCGATGGAGTGA
- a CDS encoding PQQ-binding-like beta-propeller repeat protein, with amino-acid sequence MKRICTIGKLGFFGAWLLALPLLLAGDWPQWRGVERNGQSSDTGLLKEWPENGPPLVYSASGVGKGYSSLSLSDGLIFTMGDIDSAQYVVALRAEDGSSAWKTRVGPPWPDQYVGARSTPTVDGDRLYALGTEGDLVCLRKSDGQELWRRNLKEDFGGHLMIIQNTNWKYAESPLVDGNKVVVTPGGPQAAMVALNKMTGEEIWRTAVPDLGEKGADGAAYSSIVISNGAGVKQYVQLMGRGVVGVDAETGRFLWGYNRVANDVANITTPIVEGDYVFASTGYRTGAALLKLSKEGSGVKAEEVYFLEANVMQNHHGGIILHNGYLYTGTGHNRGYPLCVEMTSGEVAWGPIRNDGEGSAAVSYADGNLYMRYQNGLMMLVEATPQEYREKGSFTIPNVNQFSWSHPVVSGGRLYLREQDNLHVYDISAP; translated from the coding sequence ATGAAACGAATCTGTACGATAGGGAAACTCGGGTTCTTTGGAGCTTGGCTGTTGGCCTTGCCTCTGCTTCTGGCCGGTGACTGGCCGCAATGGAGGGGCGTGGAGCGCAACGGGCAATCCAGCGACACGGGTCTGCTCAAAGAATGGCCCGAGAATGGCCCGCCGCTGGTCTACAGCGCCTCCGGAGTGGGCAAGGGCTACTCCAGCCTGTCTCTCTCCGATGGGCTGATTTTCACTATGGGAGACATCGACTCCGCCCAATACGTGGTGGCCCTCCGGGCTGAGGACGGCTCCTCCGCTTGGAAAACCAGGGTCGGACCGCCTTGGCCCGACCAGTACGTGGGCGCGCGCAGCACTCCCACCGTGGACGGGGACCGCCTCTATGCTCTGGGAACCGAGGGCGATCTGGTCTGCCTGAGAAAATCCGACGGCCAGGAGCTTTGGCGGCGCAACCTCAAAGAGGACTTCGGCGGTCATCTGATGATCATCCAGAACACCAACTGGAAATACGCCGAGTCGCCCCTGGTGGACGGAAACAAAGTTGTCGTCACTCCCGGCGGACCCCAAGCCGCCATGGTGGCGCTCAACAAGATGACGGGGGAGGAAATCTGGCGTACCGCCGTCCCCGATCTGGGCGAGAAGGGCGCCGACGGGGCAGCCTATTCCTCCATCGTCATCTCAAACGGCGCCGGAGTGAAACAATACGTCCAGTTGATGGGACGCGGCGTGGTGGGCGTGGACGCTGAAACGGGACGCTTCCTGTGGGGATACAACCGGGTGGCCAACGACGTCGCCAACATCACCACCCCCATCGTGGAGGGCGACTACGTCTTCGCATCTACCGGCTACCGCACCGGGGCGGCCCTGCTCAAGCTCTCCAAAGAGGGCTCGGGCGTGAAAGCCGAAGAAGTCTACTTCCTGGAAGCCAACGTCATGCAGAACCACCACGGAGGGATCATTCTCCATAACGGCTACCTCTACACCGGCACCGGCCACAACAGGGGCTACCCGCTGTGCGTGGAAATGACGTCGGGAGAGGTGGCCTGGGGCCCCATCCGCAACGACGGAGAGGGTTCGGCGGCCGTCTCCTATGCCGACGGCAACCTCTACATGCGCTACCAGAACGGACTGATGATGCTGGTTGAAGCCACGCCCCAGGAGTATCGCGAGAAGGGAAGCTTCACGATTCCCAACGTCAACCAGTTCAGCTGGTCGCACCCCGTGGTCTCCGGAGGACGTCTTTATCTGCGCGAGCAGGACAACCTGCACGTCTACGACATTTCCGCCCCCTGA
- the msrP gene encoding protein-methionine-sulfoxide reductase catalytic subunit MsrP produces MARQYRADIPSLEPTPREVYFNRRKFVAAMALGAVGASSQFCRGEGLFSSPPEEAKLKPPLQRPDVFPATRNNDYQLPAGIAKPLTPRETAASHNNFYEFLPGRGGPVWEYAEDFEVEPWKVQLVGDCNNPMTLDLDDIFAFAHEERVYHFRCVERWAMNVPWSGFPLSKLIEKADPKSSAKYVRFISAERPGQMPGLSKASHYPWPYHEALRMDEAMNELALAVTGIYGEPLLKQHGAPLRVIVPWKYGYKNPKSIVRIEFLRQEPKTFWQIQPHEYGFLSNVNPNIPHPRWSQSQSYWLRNEERFATPIFNGYGKYVAELYPDEPRTPQRPLRPGEIAR; encoded by the coding sequence ATGGCTAGACAATATCGAGCCGATATTCCCTCGCTGGAACCGACCCCCCGCGAGGTTTACTTCAACCGCCGCAAGTTCGTGGCCGCCATGGCCCTGGGTGCGGTAGGCGCTTCATCCCAGTTCTGCCGGGGCGAGGGGCTGTTTTCGAGCCCGCCCGAGGAAGCCAAGCTGAAGCCTCCTCTGCAGCGCCCGGACGTCTTTCCGGCCACCCGCAACAACGACTACCAACTGCCCGCCGGAATCGCCAAGCCATTGACGCCCAGGGAGACGGCGGCTTCTCACAACAACTTCTATGAGTTCCTGCCGGGGCGGGGCGGACCGGTTTGGGAATACGCCGAGGACTTCGAGGTCGAGCCCTGGAAGGTGCAACTGGTGGGCGACTGCAACAATCCCATGACGCTCGACCTGGACGACATCTTCGCTTTTGCCCACGAGGAACGCGTCTACCACTTTCGCTGCGTGGAGCGTTGGGCAATGAACGTTCCCTGGAGCGGCTTTCCGCTTTCAAAGCTGATCGAGAAGGCCGATCCCAAGTCGTCGGCCAAGTACGTCCGCTTCATCTCGGCCGAGCGCCCCGGGCAGATGCCGGGTCTGAGCAAGGCCTCTCACTATCCCTGGCCCTATCACGAGGCTCTGCGCATGGACGAAGCCATGAACGAGTTGGCTCTGGCGGTGACGGGCATCTACGGCGAGCCCCTGCTCAAGCAGCATGGCGCTCCCCTGCGGGTGATCGTGCCCTGGAAGTATGGCTACAAGAACCCCAAGTCGATCGTGCGCATCGAGTTCCTGCGCCAAGAGCCCAAGACCTTCTGGCAGATCCAGCCTCACGAATACGGGTTTCTCTCCAACGTCAATCCCAACATTCCCCACCCCCGCTGGAGTCAGTCGCAGTCCTACTGGCTGAGGAACGAGGAGCGTTTCGCAACGCCCATCTTCAATGGTTATGGAAAGTACGTCGCGGAGCTGTATCCGGACGAGCCGCGGACTCCCCAGCGTCCTCTGCGTCCGGGCGAAATCGCACGCTAG
- a CDS encoding bifunctional alpha/beta hydrolase/OsmC family protein, which produces MQIEREKFTFDNGRGESLAARLERPREPLAYALFAHCFTCSKDIAAASRISRALCGQGIGVLRFDFTGLGNSDGDFSNTNFSSNVEDLVAAAAALGERLQAPRLLIGHSLGGAAVLAAASSIQECRAVATIGAPADPGHVEHLLQSKLDEIEEEGSATVVLAGREFRIKKQFLEDIRSQSLQERIGQLKRALLIFHSPLDKIVGIDQAAAIFSAAKHPKSFVSLDDADHLLNDQRDSQYVARVLAAWASRFLQVERDGQGEADGTSDHSPEGTVVVEEDGPRFLQAVRARRHVLKADEPSGLGGGDGGMTPYELLQAALGACTAITLRMYADRKEWPLDKVRVELRYDKIHAQDCRDCQSKEGKVDRIRERIEVTGHLDQSQRRRLLEISKKCPVYRTLTSEVHIESELA; this is translated from the coding sequence ATGCAAATCGAAAGAGAAAAATTCACCTTCGACAACGGCCGGGGAGAATCTCTGGCGGCCCGCCTGGAAAGACCGCGGGAGCCCCTGGCTTACGCCCTCTTCGCACACTGCTTCACCTGCTCCAAGGACATCGCCGCCGCCTCGCGCATCTCGCGGGCCTTGTGCGGGCAGGGAATCGGAGTGCTGCGCTTTGATTTCACCGGACTGGGCAACAGCGACGGAGATTTCTCAAATACCAACTTCTCCTCCAACGTGGAGGATCTCGTGGCCGCCGCCGCCGCCCTGGGAGAGCGCCTGCAAGCGCCCCGCCTGCTCATCGGACACAGCCTGGGAGGCGCCGCCGTGCTGGCGGCCGCATCAAGCATCCAAGAATGCAGAGCCGTGGCCACCATTGGCGCACCCGCTGATCCGGGACATGTGGAGCACCTGCTGCAATCGAAACTGGATGAAATCGAGGAGGAAGGCAGCGCCACGGTGGTGCTGGCTGGACGCGAGTTCAGGATCAAGAAGCAGTTTTTGGAGGACATCCGTTCCCAGTCGCTGCAAGAGCGGATCGGTCAACTGAAGCGTGCGCTGCTGATCTTCCATTCGCCGCTCGACAAGATCGTCGGCATCGACCAGGCGGCCGCCATTTTCAGCGCCGCCAAACATCCCAAGAGCTTTGTCTCCCTGGACGATGCTGACCATCTGCTCAACGACCAGAGGGACTCTCAGTACGTGGCCCGCGTCCTGGCCGCCTGGGCGTCGCGATTCCTGCAAGTCGAGCGAGATGGCCAGGGTGAGGCCGACGGGACCTCAGACCATTCCCCCGAGGGCACGGTGGTGGTGGAGGAAGATGGCCCCCGCTTTCTGCAGGCTGTACGGGCCCGCCGCCATGTGCTCAAGGCTGACGAACCGTCCGGCTTGGGAGGCGGGGACGGCGGCATGACGCCCTACGAACTGCTGCAGGCGGCGCTGGGAGCCTGCACCGCCATCACCCTGCGCATGTACGCCGACCGCAAGGAGTGGCCGCTGGACAAGGTCAGGGTGGAATTGCGCTACGACAAGATCCATGCCCAAGACTGCCGTGACTGCCAGAGCAAGGAGGGGAAGGTCGACCGCATCCGCGAGCGCATCGAGGTGACGGGCCATCTCGACCAGAGCCAGCGCCGCCGCCTGCTGGAAATCTCTAAGAAATGCCCGGTCTACCGCACCCTGACTTCAGAGGTTCACATCGAGAGCGAACTGGCCTGA
- a CDS encoding histidine triad nucleotide-binding protein: MTLFKKIIDREIPADIVYEDEHCLAFRDINPQAPVHVLLIPKKEVASLNHLKAEDAELCGHLLLKVAEIARQLELAQDGYRVVANTGRKGGQTVDHLHLHILGGRSMTWPPG, translated from the coding sequence ATGACCCTCTTCAAAAAGATCATCGACAGAGAGATCCCCGCCGACATCGTCTATGAAGACGAACACTGCCTGGCCTTCCGGGACATCAATCCGCAAGCGCCCGTGCACGTGCTGCTGATTCCCAAGAAGGAAGTGGCGTCCCTCAACCATCTGAAGGCAGAGGACGCCGAGCTTTGCGGACACCTGCTGCTGAAGGTTGCGGAGATCGCCCGCCAACTGGAGTTGGCCCAAGACGGCTACAGGGTGGTGGCCAACACCGGCCGCAAGGGAGGACAGACCGTCGACCACCTTCATCTGCACATCCTGGGAGGACGCAGCATGACCTGGCCGCCAGGCTAG
- a CDS encoding sodium:solute symporter family protein yields the protein MQLSSLDLAIVLAYFALVVAVGLYYSRRAGRGPEEFFLSGRRLPWWLLGTSMVATTFSTDTPNLVADIVRSNGVSGNWVWWAFVVTGMCTVFFYAKLWRRSRALTDIGFYELRYSGRPAAFLRGFRALYLGVFFNVMIMASVTLAAIKIGGVLLGLDPVTIVIGCAAVTALYSAMAGLWGVVVTDLLLFVMAMAGSLAAAYYSLQRPEVGGLAGLISSPELAGRLSLLPDFNDWETALAVFIVPLAVQWWSTWYPGAEPGGGGYVAQRMLAARDERQSMLSVLWFNAAHYGLRPWPWIIVALCSLLVFPTLESIQQAFPDLDGSIMGNDLAYPAMLTFLPSGLLGLALASLAAAYMSTISTHLNWGSSYIVDDFYRRFLKPRADDRHYVVAGRVSTVFLTLLASLVALWLENALQAFQILLQIGAGTGLIFLLRWFWWRINAWSEISAMLVSFLVAFYFEFLHAGTGLPLPSSSWRLIVGVAVTSACWLVVTFLTAPADKAKLQSFYDAIRPHGKGWSRVVDTSRVGHRDSPAAAFTCWFLGCGAVYSILFAGGYLIYGRYLLGALLVGLALLCGWGIMRLFPHALGSQEPIQGS from the coding sequence ATGCAGCTCAGCAGCCTGGATTTGGCGATCGTCTTGGCTTATTTCGCCTTGGTGGTGGCGGTGGGCCTCTACTACTCGCGCCGGGCCGGCCGCGGGCCGGAGGAGTTTTTTCTCTCCGGGAGGCGACTGCCCTGGTGGCTGTTGGGAACTTCAATGGTGGCCACCACCTTTTCCACCGATACGCCCAATCTGGTGGCCGACATCGTGCGCAGCAACGGGGTGAGCGGAAACTGGGTGTGGTGGGCCTTCGTCGTCACCGGAATGTGCACCGTGTTCTTTTACGCCAAGCTGTGGAGGCGTTCACGGGCCTTGACCGACATCGGATTCTACGAGCTGCGCTACTCGGGACGTCCCGCCGCTTTCCTGCGAGGCTTCCGGGCCCTCTACCTGGGCGTTTTCTTCAACGTCATGATCATGGCCTCGGTGACCTTGGCGGCCATCAAGATCGGAGGAGTGCTGCTGGGTCTCGATCCGGTCACCATCGTCATCGGCTGCGCCGCCGTAACGGCTCTCTATTCCGCCATGGCCGGCTTGTGGGGGGTGGTGGTCACCGACCTGCTGCTTTTCGTGATGGCCATGGCCGGCAGTTTGGCAGCCGCTTACTACTCCCTGCAGCGGCCTGAGGTGGGCGGGCTGGCGGGCTTGATTTCAAGTCCGGAGCTGGCCGGGCGGCTCAGCCTGCTGCCCGACTTCAATGACTGGGAGACCGCCCTGGCGGTCTTCATCGTTCCGCTGGCGGTGCAGTGGTGGAGCACCTGGTACCCGGGAGCTGAGCCGGGCGGCGGCGGCTACGTGGCTCAACGCATGCTGGCCGCCCGTGACGAGCGCCAGTCCATGCTCTCGGTGTTGTGGTTCAATGCCGCCCACTATGGGCTGCGTCCCTGGCCCTGGATCATCGTGGCCCTTTGCTCCCTGCTGGTCTTCCCCACCCTGGAGTCCATCCAGCAGGCTTTTCCCGATCTGGACGGCTCGATCATGGGCAACGACTTGGCCTACCCGGCCATGCTCACCTTCCTGCCCTCAGGCCTGTTGGGATTGGCCCTGGCCTCGCTGGCGGCGGCCTATATGTCGACCATCAGCACCCATCTCAACTGGGGGTCGTCCTACATCGTCGACGACTTCTATCGGCGCTTTCTCAAGCCCCGGGCCGACGACCGCCACTACGTGGTGGCGGGCCGGGTGTCGACGGTCTTCCTGACGCTGCTGGCTTCGCTGGTGGCCCTGTGGTTGGAGAATGCCTTGCAGGCTTTCCAGATCCTTCTGCAGATCGGAGCCGGAACCGGCCTGATCTTTCTCCTCAGATGGTTCTGGTGGCGCATCAACGCCTGGAGCGAGATCTCGGCCATGCTGGTTTCTTTCTTGGTGGCCTTTTACTTCGAATTCCTTCATGCCGGTACCGGATTGCCTCTGCCCTCCTCCTCCTGGCGGCTGATCGTCGGGGTGGCCGTCACCAGCGCCTGCTGGCTTGTGGTCACCTTTCTCACCGCGCCCGCCGACAAAGCCAAGCTGCAGTCCTTCTACGACGCCATCCGGCCCCACGGCAAGGGATGGTCGCGGGTGGTCGACACATCGCGGGTGGGCCACCGCGATTCCCCTGCTGCCGCCTTCACTTGCTGGTTTCTGGGTTGCGGGGCGGTCTACTCGATCCTGTTCGCCGGAGGCTACCTGATTTATGGACGCTACCTGCTGGGAGCGCTCCTGGTGGGACTGGCCTTGCTTTGCGGGTGGGGTATTATGAGACTGTTTCCCCACGCCCTGGGCAGCCAGGAGCCGATCCAGGGGTCTTGA